In Mycobacterium gallinarum, a single window of DNA contains:
- a CDS encoding PaaI family thioesterase: MTTDHSSGEHPGGGFNPPVPTTKGGPDYGRFVDAVRTLQDHARAADAPDDVITEAAALVEKVTQLLAPYYADEWASPSGRRMDLPNRGNLLAIPLDLHKTDDGRIEGTARFRRFHLGRNGAAHGGAVAQLFDGLLGYTAFTLSGSRAQRTAFLHVDYRKIALVEKEFGVDARIDDIVDRKIFVSGRLLDGDDVLAESHALFVKLKPGQP, from the coding sequence GTGACGACCGATCATTCCTCGGGTGAACACCCCGGCGGCGGATTCAATCCGCCGGTCCCGACCACCAAGGGTGGACCCGACTACGGCCGGTTCGTCGACGCCGTCCGCACCCTGCAGGACCACGCCCGCGCCGCCGACGCGCCCGACGACGTGATCACCGAGGCCGCCGCCCTCGTCGAGAAGGTCACCCAACTGCTGGCGCCCTATTACGCCGACGAGTGGGCCTCGCCATCGGGGCGACGCATGGACCTGCCCAACCGCGGCAACCTGCTCGCGATCCCCCTGGACCTGCACAAGACAGATGACGGGCGGATCGAGGGCACGGCGAGGTTCCGTCGCTTCCACCTCGGCCGCAACGGCGCCGCACACGGTGGCGCGGTCGCGCAGCTCTTCGACGGGCTGCTGGGATACACCGCGTTCACGCTCAGCGGCAGCCGAGCCCAGCGCACCGCGTTCCTGCATGTCGACTATCGCAAGATCGCGCTTGTCGAGAAGGAGTTCGGAGTCGACGCCCGAATCGACGACATCGTCGATCGCAAGATCTTCGTGTCCGGCCGGCTGCTGGACGGCGACGACGTGCTCGCCGAATCGCACGCGCTCTTCGTGAAGCTGAAGCCGGGCCAGCCGTGA
- a CDS encoding TIGR02611 family protein, which produces MKQDEEEQPSRVRRWARYRDRLRERPRIEFFYRIGVGIVGLAVFAVGIVAIPYPGPGWAILFVGLGILATEFEWARRLLAYAKERYDKVMDWFQARHWSIQVLGGIFTALVVAGTLWLLGAADWTAELFGFDWRWLNSPIGLGS; this is translated from the coding sequence GTGAAGCAGGACGAAGAGGAACAGCCCAGCCGCGTCCGTCGGTGGGCGCGTTACCGCGATCGGCTCCGCGAACGTCCCAGAATCGAGTTCTTCTACCGCATCGGGGTTGGAATCGTCGGCCTGGCGGTCTTCGCCGTCGGCATCGTCGCCATCCCTTACCCGGGACCGGGTTGGGCGATTCTGTTCGTCGGACTCGGCATTCTGGCCACTGAATTCGAGTGGGCACGACGGCTGCTGGCCTACGCGAAGGAGCGCTACGACAAGGTCATGGACTGGTTCCAGGCGCGACACTGGTCCATTCAGGTCCTCGGCGGCATCTTCACGGCGCTGGTGGTCGCGGGCACCCTGTGGCTGCTGGGCGCGGCGGACTGGACCGCCGAACTCTTCGGCTTCGATTGGCGCTGGCTGAACAGTCCTATTGGCCTGGGGTCTTGA